The sequence TGTTAGCCACGAATTTCACCAGCGAAGGCGAGGCAACTGCCCATTACATTGGTGAGGTACTCAAGGCGAAGGGCATTAAAGTTACTCGTATCGCAAGGGGTATTCCGGTAGGGGGTGAGCTCGAATATGTTGATGCGGGCACCCTCGCTAGAGCGTTGCTCGATCGACGTTAAGAGTTTCAACGAGCCTAGTTTGTTGGGTTCATGACCACGTCACAAAACTAACTTAGTGTTGTAGATTTCCATCGCAATGGCTCTTCATGAATATTCTTCAGTGCTCATTCAAGAGCATCTTTTCTTGCCCTAAACCCGTTTTTTTGGGTCCAAATGAGCTGGAATATCACAGATACCAGCAATTCTAGTAAATGAGATTCATTATCATTTACAATCCTATCACTTTTAGAATTTCCTATGCCAGCTACTATTCAATATTCCGCCACTGTTGTATTGCGAGGTAAGCGCTTATTTGCGATTGCCTTGCTAGGGGCGTTGATGGCTAGCATCTTCTCACCTGTGGCAAATGCAGTCTCGCCAGTGAGCGATGAGCCGATTGTTGATAGTCAAGAAGCAGTATTGGGTGAGACCGAGCAGTGGAGTATTCATGGACAAGCGACTTACATTGCGCAACAGAAAAATAATTTCAACTCTCCTTACTATGGAGAGAACAGTCTCTTAAACAAATCTGAAGGTAGCGGTGGTAAGAGCTACTCTTTGAGCGCAACCGCATTTGTTGGTACTCGCCTGTGGGAAGGGGCTGAGGTTTACTGGAATGGTGAGATGTTTGAAGGCACTCCATTCGGTGGCCAGTTGACTGGTTTGGGTGGCTTTCAGAATGGTGAATTACAAAAGGGTGCGTATGCTCCGCCGATCTATTACACCGCACGCGCATTTTTGCGTCAGACCTTTGGCTTAGGTGGCGGTAAAGAACATATTGAAAGTGAAGCCAATCAATTGTCAGGCAATCTGGATAAGAACCGTATTGTGGTGAGCTACGGTAAATTTGCCACCTTAGATTTCTTTGATGACAATACCTATAGCCATGATGGCCGCACACAGTTTCAGAACTTTGCGATTTTCTCGATGGGCGCCTATGGCTACGCGGCGGACACCAAAGGCTATACCTACGGTGGTGTAGTCGAGTGGTATCAAGACAATTACATCTTGAAGTTCGCACGATTGGCGATGCCAACCGTGCCCAATACCGCTCAATTGGACTACTCGCTGTCTAAAGATTACAGCAATCAAGTGGAGCTCACGCGTTCACATGAACTATGGGGTCAGCCTGGTGCGGTGAGAGGTTTGTTTTATCAACAGCGTGCTTTTATGGGTAATTACCAAAACGCGATTAACCTGGCTCAGCAAACCAATTCACCGCCGCCGAATATTGTCAATGTGCGCCAAGCGGCAACCAATTCTTGGGGTTATGGCTTGAACTTGGAGCAAGCAATCACTGAGGATATTGGTGTGTTTGGTCGTTGGAGCTGGAATCCAGGAACTACAGAAACCCAAACACTCGATATTAGTAAGTCGCTTTCGGGTGGCTTGAGTATCAAGGGATCCTCTTGGTCAAGGCCAGATGACACCGTGGGTCTGGGCTTTGCCGTGAACGGTATCTCTGCCTCGCAAATTACTTATTTGCAACAGGGCGGCATGACTGCGTTTATTGGTGATGGCAAGTTAAGCTACAAAACCGAACAAATTTTGGAGACCTATTACAGTGCTAAGGTCTATAAGGATCTCTATCTTTCTGCGGACTATCAGCGCATTGCTAACCCCGCTTACAACTCAGCACGCGGCCCAGTCAATTTCTTTGGTATTCGGGCGCATATTGAGATGTAGGTTCGCCGCAGCCGAAATCAGTGCGGTAGAGGACGGTTTATAAGTCCTTAATCCCTTTAGAATCAGATAGATAGGGATTGTCAAAATACTTACTTTTTTGCCTAGTACCCTATAATCGGCCTATTATTCCAATTAGATGTTTTTTGATAAATTCATCGTCTTTACCGATTTGAGTCACCTTTGATTAAAAGCAATAAAAACAACAGCGGCCATACTTCTGTAACAGGTTTTTCTGTTCGGGTTTTTGCCTTCAGTTTTTGTTGCTTATGTGCCGTTCCGTCCCTCGCACAAAGTGGGGTTGGATCGGTGCAGGTATTAACGAGCAGTGATGCGGTCATGACTCCGCCAACGACAGAATCCTATTTGCCAAAGGCGCCACCAGATAGAAGAATGCTGGCGGATTCAAAAACGATTAATCAAAAAACCAGTCCCAATACTTTTGACTTACGTCAGTTGTGGAATGAGCTTCGTAGTAATAACCCACAACTCATTGCTGCACGTGAAACCTACTTAGCAGCAAAAGCAACGGTTCCACAAATTGCTGCACCAGACAATCCACAAGTCGGTTTGATTTGGTCTGGCATGCCTGTGGGCTCAGCATTTGCATTAGGAACTGCGGGTACTAACCCCGCTGGTAACAGTGGCTACTCATTTGCTCAGCCGATTAAGTTTCCGGGCAAGAAATCACTCGCTTCCGACATCGCAGATAAGGGCGCAGAAGCATTGCAAGCCCAGAATGAGAATCTCTATCTTCAGCTCGGCGCACAGTTATCAACCTTGTACTTCAGTACCTTGTCTGCACAACGCCAATTACAAGTATTAAGTGACACGGTCATTCGTACTGAACTCATTAAGAATATTGCCAAGGCGCGTTACTCAAACCATGCGGCTGCTTACGTTGAGTATCTGAATGCTCAAGTGGCCCAAAGCTCTGCTGAGTCTGACAAGTTCATTCTTGAGAAACAATTAACGGTTGCCTATAAAAATATCAATGCACTGATTGGCCGTGATCCACGCGATAAGCTCATCCTTGCATCTGATCATGGCTTACGTGCCACGCAGGTACCTACCTTAATCGAGTTAGAGAACTACGCTGAAGGCGCCCACCCAGTGCTCAAAAGCTCTGGTTTGCAATTAGAAGCTGCCAAAAAAGGGGTAACGCTTGCGAAAACTGCCTACTTGCCTGACTTTCAGGTGGTGGCGAGCTCTTACACTCCCCGTGGACCATTTACCTCTAATAATGGCGCTGCTTACTATCAGTTTGAAGTGGACTTAGTGATTCCTTTGTACTTCTTTACCAAAGAGCGCTATGGGGTAGAGCAGGCGATGCGCAGCAAGGCGGCTGCTGAGGCTTCAGATATCTCTAATCGTCAGCAAGTCATTCTGGGCGTTGGCACTGCTTATGCTGCATATGAGCAAGCCAAGCGCTATACCGAGTTCTTAAAAGATCGCCAAGTTCCTCAAGCTGAAGCTGCGTATCGTGTGGCCTTAGCTCAATATGCCTCTAACGGCGCAGGCTTTACGGATTTATTAACAGCACAAGTGCAATTGCGTAGCCTAGAAATTCAGCTCGCAATTGCCCAAAGTAATTTATTGCAATCCAAGGCAAATCTATTTGCTGCGGCTGGCAAAGATCCCATTGATTAGGTCATAGGCATATGTTCAAAAAATACTTAGACAAACTGAAGCCCTATCTAGAAAAGCTCCAACCCCTTGCGCATACTTTGCGCGAGAAGGGCATGCACTTCTATCGTCATGTTGATGGCTTGGCAAGAAAGTACTGGGCTCAACCCCGTTTTCGTCTGGTTTCTTATTTAATCATCGCTCTGATCCTTGGGGTGAATATTGGCAAGATGATTGCGCCTCCTGCACCGGATACCAGCGCCTCGAAGAAAGTGATTGATGTAGAAAAAAACGGCATTATTAATATCAATTTACCGGGAGTTGTTTTATCGCCCGATAACTTTGAATTTATGCAAACTGCAGAAGGTTCTGCACCAATGTATTTATCTGTGCCGGGCCGCTTAGCGTTCAATGCAGAGCGCTTAAAAGTCATCTCTGCAAGAGCACCAGGTCGAGTAGAGCGGATCTATGCTTTTGACGGTGCCATCGTAAAAACAGGGCAAGCCTTAGCCGATTACTTCAGTCCTGATTATGTTTCTGCGCAAACTGAATTTATTCTTTCCTCCAAGATGGTTGCTGCTTTGCAAAAGAATCAAGTCAGCGGCTTGTATCAAGACGCACAGTCCACGGCAGAGGCGGCAGCAAACCATTTGCGTGTGCTCGGGGCGAGCAATGAAGATATCAATCGCCTGCGCACTACTGGTCAAGCCTCCCCAACCTTTCCGATTCGGGCACCAATTGATGGTGTAGTCATTAAGCGTGCGGTTGATCCAGGCGCTTATCTCAATACCGGCGATATTTTGGCCACCATTGCCGATCCGAAGAACCTCTGGTTTTTAGGCAATGTGTACGAGCAAGATGTTGGGAAGATCAAAGTAGGGGATACTTTCCGTCTCAAAGTGGAGTCCTATCCCGATCGTGAATTTATCGCCAAAGCCAACTATGTTGGCGCTGCCATTGATCCAGTCACGCATGCGCTAGTGGTACGTTGTGAGATTGATAACAGCGATGGTCTGCTCAAGCCGGAGATGTTTGTGAGCGGTACTCTGGAGATTGGCAAAACCGAAGCGGTGGTTATTCCGACATCTGCTGTGATTCAGGGAAGAAATATCCGTTACGCCATTATTAAAACTGGCGATACTTCATTTAGTCGCCGTCCAATCTATGGCTTTGCTTTAAATGCAAATGAATTTGCTGTAACCGATGGTTTAGAAGCGCACCAAACAGTTGTCACTAAAGGTGCTACCTTGCTAAACCAACGCTTCTTGCGCGAAGAAGACTAAGGTTTTTTCATGAATATTAATACCGTCCTGCGCCGACGCCTGCTGATTATTCTGTTGGCGATTGGCTTATTGATAGCTGGTATTCATAGCTTCTTAAAACTCCCTTTACAAGCTTATCCGGGCGTTGCACCATTGACAGTGCAAGCTATTGCTCAGTGGCCCGGTGCAAGTACGGCACAGATTGAGCAACAAATTACCATTCCCGTCGAGAATGCCTTAGCGGGTATTGCTGGGGTGCAAGCATTCCGCTCCGTATCGCTATTTGGTTTATCAGTGGTGACGGTGAAGTTTAAAGACGGTGAAGATAACTTTAAAGCCCGCCAGCTCATTAACAGTTCGCTGAACAATTTGAACTTACCTACGGGCGCCACCATTGCGATGAGTCCAGACTCTGATGCAACGGGTGAGATCATGCGCTACGTCTTGCAAAGTGAGTATGCCTCTCCGATGGCACTCAAAACCTTGCAAGATTATGAGATTTACAAAGAGTTAAAGCATATTCCAGGTGTGCCAGATATCTCCTCTTTTGGCGGCAAGACTCGCCAATATCAAATCATTATTAAACCGGGCAGCTTGCAGGCGAAAAATGTCACCTTGCAACAGTTGGTTGACGCGGTAACCAACTCCAACATTAACGTGGGTGGCGGTCTTCTACCCATTGGTGAGCAACAGTTGGTGGTCCGTGGCGTCGGCTTGCTGCAAAACGTTGATGACATTAAGCGTATTGTGCTGACTGTCAATAATGGTGTTGCTGTTCGCGTAGGTGATGTTGCGGATGTGGTGGTTGGCAATGCATTACGTCAGGGCATGTTCCAGTATCAAAACAATCCGGATGCCGTAGAAGGTGTGGTTCTGCTAAAACGCGGTGAGAATGCCTCCGAAGTGCTCGATCGCGTTAAAGAGAAAATTAAAGAGATCAATCTTTCTATCTTGCCGCCTGGTATTGATATTTTCCCGTTTTACGACCGTCAAGTGCTTCTCGATATCACCTTAGAGACTGTGAAGCACACACTATTCTTCGGTATCTCTTTGGTCTTGATCATTCTGTATATCTTCTTGGGTAATTTCAAAGCAGCAGCAGTGGTGGCTGCGGTGATTCCACTAGCCTTGTGCGTGTCCTTTTTTAATATGGACCAATTTAAGGTCCCAGCCAATTTGATTTCTCTCGGAGCAATTGACTTCGGGGTGATCGTGGATGCTGCGGTGATCGTGATGGAAAACGTCATGCGCCACCTCGAAGAAAGACGCACTAAGCTAAATCAAAGCATTGTGTTGGGTACCAGTGAAGTGCAGCGTGCGATGGTCTTTTCAACCGGCATCATCATTACCGCCTATTCACCTCTCTTTTTAATGGGCGGTGTGGAAGGCATCATCTTCCGCCCAATGGCATTCACTATGGGCTTTGCATTGCTTGCCTCGATTATTTTGAGCTTGACCTTCGTGCCTACGATGATCTCGTATATCTTTAAGGAAGGTGAAGAGCACCATCCGCCGAAGTTTGTAGACAAGTTGTTGGTCCGCTATAAAAAGCTTTTACGCTATCTGGTGGATAGACCTAAACAAGTGTTGTTGACGGCTATTGGTGTCTTGCTTCTTACAGTGGTGGGCGCTACACAGCTGGGTACCGAGTTCTTGCCTACTCTAGAAGAGAATAATTTGTGGATTCGGGTGACGCTACCAAACACCGTGGATTTGAAGTACTCCGTCGAGTTGGCCAATCAATTGCGTAATGAATTCAAGAACAATCCTGAAGTGAAGTATGTTTCAGTACAAATTGGTCGCCCCGATGATGGTACTGACCCCACCGGCGTATTTAACCAAGAATATGGTATTTACTTTAAGTCACCACAGGATATGCCTCCTGGTGCAGGTAAGAAGCAGTTGATGAAGCGCCTTGAAAAGTACTTGGCGGGTATTCCGGGATTGGACTACACCTTCTCACAGTACATTCAAGATAACGTGAACGAGGCACTCTCAGGCGTTAAAGGCGAAAACTCCGTCAAAATTTTCGGCACAGACCTAGAGATATTAGATCGACAAGCACGGGATGTGATTAAGCAATTGCGCAAAGTGCCAGGCATTGCGGATGAAGGTATCTTTACCGAGTTAGGGCAGCCAACTTTGAATGTTGAAATCGACCGAGAGAAGTGCGCGCGCTTTGGTATTAATGTCAACGATATCCAAACGCTCGTTGCTTACTCGATTGGTGGTGCGCCGATTACCAATATTCTAGAAAATGAAAAAACCTTTGGATTGGCAGTGCGACTCAATAAAGAAAGTCGTAATACGGTCGACTCCATTGAGCAACTTTTAATCGATACACCGGATGGTAGTCGCGTGCCCTTATCCATGGTCGCCAATGTGGCAGTGGCTGATGGCCCGTTTTACATCTACCGTGAATCTGGACGTCGTTATATCGCCGTTAAATTTAGCGTACGGGGTAGAGACCTTGGTAGCGCTGTAACTGAAGCGCAAAAATTGGTGAATGCCAACATCTCTTTACCAAGTGGTTATCGCATCACCTGGGATGGCCAGTTCAATCAGATGAAAGTAGCACAAAAGAAGCTGATGATGATCGTGCCTTTGACCTTGCTTGCGATTGCATTGCTGCTCTATAGTGCCTTTGGCAATTTCCGTGATGCTTTCATTGTGCTGTTGAACGTACCGTTTGCAGCGATTGGCGGCATTCTGATTCTGCTGCTCACTGGAGAAACCTTCAGTATTTCAGCCGGCATTGGATTCCTATCGCTCTTTGGAATTGCGATTCAAGACGGTGTGATTTTGATTTCTTATATCAATAAGCTCTCCAAGTCGGATCACCACTCCATTAAAGATACGATTGTCGAGGGCGCCTCCTTGCGGATGAGGCCGGTATTAATGACTGCACTCTTGGCGGGTCTAGGCCTTTTGCCAGCAGCGATGTCCCATGCGATTGGTTCTGAGGCACAACGCCCATTGGCGCTCGTCATTGTGGGTGGTATGGTGACAACGACCTTGCTTACCTTGCTTGTGCTCCCAGTACTCTATGCTTGGATCCGCTCGCGGGAGCATCGTTCGGCATAAGTTGCGGTATTTCCTGAGCTAAATCCAAAATCATTGGATAATTGAACGATGCATATTTTGATCTCCAACGATGATGGCTATTTGGCTCCAGGCCTATTAGCCCTAGTAAACGCAGTGCGTCCATTGGGTCGTATTACCGTGATTGCTCCAGAGCAAAATCACAGCGGCGCTTCTAACTCTTTAACCTTATCTAGACCCCTCTCGATTCATCGAGTGGCTGGTGGTGAGCGTGATGGCTTCTTCTTCATCAACGGTACACCGACTGACTGTGTCCACGTGGCCATGACCGGTTTCTTAGACGAGAAGCCTGACCTTGTTATCTCTGGTATTAATCAGGGTGAGAACATGGGTGAGGATGTGCTGTATTCAGGAACGGTCGCTGCCGCCATTGAGGGGGTGATGTTTGGTGTGCCCGGCATCGCATTTTCTCAAATTGATCGGGGCTGGAATCGTATTGAAGATGCTGCCAAGGCTGCGCATGATGTTGTTGCACAAATGCTCGTTTCCAATCTGGCACGTGCTGAAGGTACAGCTACATTGCTCAACGTCAATATTCCGAATCGTCCTTATGCAGATTTGTATCGTTGGCGCGTGACCCGCTTGGGGAATCGTCATCACTCACAGCCGGTAGTAGTGCAAGATAGCCCGCGAGGCGAGAAGATCTATTGGATTGGTGCTGCAGGGCACGTCAAAGATAATTCTGAAGGCACTGATTTTCATGCGATTGACGATGGCTGCATTTCGATTACACCAATGCAATTGGATTTAAGTCATCACGCACGCTTAGCGGCGATGCGTGCTAACGGCTGGGATCGCGGTTGAAGGCACCCATCGAGCGTTTTGCCGCTTATCGCCAAGCACTAGCAGCCAAAGTACATGCTAGCGGTGTAAAGCACGGTAAAACTTTAGAAGCGATTGCTACTGTACCGCGCCATGCATTTATGGATGCCGGTTTACATGCACAAGCCTATGAAGATACGGCACTGCCGATCGGTCATGAGCAAACGATTTCTAAGCCATCGGTAGTAGCGCGCATGATTGAGCTATTGCATAAACCACGTCATCCATTGGGTAAGGTTTTAGAGATTGGTACTGGTTGCGGTTATCAAGCAGCGGTACTCAGTTTGCTAGCAGAAGAGGTGTACTCGATTGAACGGATTCGTCCTTTGCACGATATGGCTAGAGCAAAATTGCGCCCTTTTCGGATCAATAATCTGCGCCTCATTTATGGCGATGGTATCTTGGGTCTACCCCTAGCTGCTCCCTTTGATGGAATCATTCTGGCCGCGGCGGGTTTAGGTATTCCAGACGCTTTATTGGATCAATTGGCGATTGGCGGCCGTTTGGTTGCCCCAGTTGCCAAAAATGAGAAAGAGCAGCAGCTCATCATGGTCGAGCGGATGAGCTCCCAGCGCTATCAAAGAACTGTGCTGGACGAGGTCTTTTTTGTCCCCTTACAATCAGGGGTAGTGTGAGATCAAGTGAGATCTATTCAGAATGAAGCCAATATCGATGCTAAACACCCTGTTTAAAAGTTGCCTAGTCGCGCTACTGGCTGTCTCCTGCTTTCTCATAGTCGGCTGTAGTACCACTCCTAGAGCAAAGCCAGCAAATGTGATTGACCGCACTGGTTCTTCAGAGCCAGCACCTCCTGGTTACTATCGTGTGAAGAAGGGTGACACCTTGGCACGCATTGCTTTAGATCATGGTCAAGCACCACGAGATGTTGCACAGTGGAATACGGCATTGAACCCAAGCTTCAACCCAAATGTCATTGAGGTGGGTGATTTGATTTTGGTGAAGCCACCAACAGCATCAAAAGTAGCTAAGGCAACAGAAAAAGCCCCGGACAAGACTGCAGATAAGAAGCCTTCAAGTGACAAAGTGGATACACCCGCACCAGAATCCAGCAAGCCTGACGTTGTTGCTGAACCTGGCATTCGTTTATCTTGGCCTGCAAAAGGCAAGGTTACTGCAGAATTTAACGAGACCAACAAAGGCATTGATATCGCTGGCAAGGTTGGTGAGCCGATATTGGCAGCCTCTGATGGCAAGGTGGTTTATGCCGGTAATAGCTTACGGGGCTATGGAAACTTAGTCATCATCAAACATGACAACACTTATCTCACAGCCTACGCGCACAATAGCAAGCTCTTGGTGAAAGAGGGCGATACCGTGCGTAAGGGCCAGAAGATTGCTGAGATGGGTGATACAGACAGCACCATGACTAAGCTTCATTTTGAGTTGCGCGTTAACGGTAAGCCAGTCAATCCAACACCGTATTTACAGTAAGGGTTTGGCAAAAGCCTATGGCCACCGTACTGGTATTTGATATTGAAACCATTCCTGATGTTGCGGGATTGCGTCGTCTAGAAGACTACCCAGCCACCATGAGTGATGCCGAAGTAGCTGCCGCTGCCATGGCTGAGCGTGCCGCCAAAACAGGTAGTGAATTTTTACCTTTATATCTACAAAAGATTATTGCGATTTCTTGTGTGATTCGGAGAACTACGAAAGAGGGCTTGCCTCAACTCAAGGTAGGCACCCTCGGAACACCGCAGGATGATGAAAAGGTCTTAGTTCAGGCTTTCTTTGATCTCATTGAAAAGTACACACCGCAATTAGTGTCATGGAATGGCAGCGGCTTTGATTTGCCAGTACTGCATTACCGTGCGCTCGCGAATCACATTCAAGCACCACGCTACTGGGAGATGGGTGAGAGCCAAGAAGCCGATAGTCGAGATTTCAAATGGAATAACTACATTAGTCGTTATCACATGCGTCACCTAGACATGATGGATCTACTGGCTAAATTTAACGGCCGTGCAAATGCACCCTTGGATGGTTTAGCAAAGCTTTGTGGCTTTCCAGGCAAGATGGGTATGGATGGCAGCCAAGTCTGGCCTGCTTATCAAGATGGCAAGATTGATGACATCCGGCGCTATTGCGAAACTGATGTGGTCAATACCTATCTCATGTATTGCCGCTTTCAGTTGTTGCGTGGTGGCTTTTCATTAGCGGAGTACCAAGAAGAAATCGCTTTTGTAAAAGCCTATTTAGAAAAAGCTGCCAAAGAGCCGAATGGCGCTCAGTGGCAGGAGTACCTCCAAGGTTTTACTGCGGATGCGTAGAGGTGAGAAGCCAGTCAATATCATCGTGACTGAGCCAATACAAGTTGAAGCACTCGATTTAGATGCCCAAGGCATTGCCCGTTTAGCCCCTAATGAGGAAGAAATCATTCAAGGCCAAGGCGGCAAGGTCATTTTTATTCAAGGTGCACTGCCGACTGAGAGGGTCACCTACGTCATTACCCGAGACAAGGCTCGCTTTAGTAAAGCCAAGGTCCTCGATATTCTTAAACCTGCGGTATTCAGAGCTGAGCCTAAATGCAAAGCCTTTGGTGTATGCGGCGGTTGCACCATGCAGCACTTGGATATCCGTGCGCAGGTTGCCATGAAACAGCGCGTGCTCGAAGATGATCTGCAACACATTGCCAAAGTAAAGCCCTTAGAAATTTTGCGCCCCATGGGTGGCCCCACCTGGGAATACCGTCATCGCGCTCGCCTGAGTGTCGTCAATCGTTCAATCAAAAAAGGCACAGTACTGATTGGTTTTCATGAGGGCAAGAGTGCATATGTAGCCGATATGACGGCTTGCGAAATTTTGCCTAAGCACGTATCGGATTTATTGCCCGAGTTGAGAAAGTTGGTGATGGGCTTATCGATTGTGGATCGGATGCCGCAGATTGAGATTGCAGTCGGTGAGCCGGAAGATCCGAATGATCCGTCAAAATCTAAACCAGTCACCGCCTTGGTATTTCGCAATCTATTGCCTTTGACGCCAGAAGATGAGCAGCAGCTCCGTGATTTTGCAGACGAGCATCAAGTGTGGATTTGGTTGCAATCCAAGGGTATTGAAACCGTAACACCATTTTACCCAGAGACTGGCAAGCTCTGTTATCGCTTACCCGAATTTGAAATCGAGATGCCGTTCAAGCCCACAGACTTTACCCAAGTCAATCACATGATGAATCGTGTATTAGTGAGTAGGGCGATTCGTTTACTTGAAGTGGAATCTAGTGATCGCGTGCTCGATTTGTTTTGTGGCATTGGTAATTTCACTTTACCGCTTGCCAGAAAAGCACAGCAGGTCTTGGGGATCGAGGGTCTTGAAACCTTAACGAATCGAGCTAATGCAAATGCTGAACATAATGGTTTAGCAAAGCAAGTGAGTTTCATGCAAAGTGATTTATTTGAAGTGACGCCAGAGACGATTGCATCTTGGGGCAAAGCAGAGCGCTGGTTGATGGATCCACCCCGAGAAGGGGCGCTGGAGATTTGCAGATCCCTTGCGCAACTACAGTTGATGAAAAGTGATCTCCTTCCAAAACGGATTGTGTATGTCTCTTGTAATCCCAAGACCTTAGCTAGAGATGTGGAGATTTTGTGCCATGAGGCAGGCTATATCCTTAGCAGTGCAGGAATTGTGAATATGTTTCCTCACACCTCCCATGTAGAGTCTATGGCGGTATTTGATCTAGCAAAGAGTCACTAAATCCCGGATTGAGAACGATTTTTACGGGTTTTAGCACTAAATGGGTGCAAATCAGTTTTTTGCGGTGCAATATGGTTTTAGGACGTTTCGCTAGAGGGGTACATTGGAATCGTGCAGAGAAATCTTGCTGCTAACCAGTTTTCCCGAAGAGGAGTTGATCATGAAGGCCGCAGATAGCATCACTGTTGTAGTGATCTTAATTGCCCTGTCTTGCGCTGTTCAAGCTTTTGTTACCTACCTAGAATAAAGCTTGAGTAAAACAAAAGGCGCCCGAGGGCGCCTTTGGCAATATGCGATAGCAACGGAGAGTTGCTAGGTAACTTTGACTCTCTGAATCTCGCTTAGTCTCGGTTACCGCCAACAATACCCAATAGGGCTAGTAAGTTGGTAAAGACGTTGTAGACATCTAAGTAAATAGCCAGAGTAGCCATGATGTAGTTAGTCTCACCACCGTTGATGACACGCTGCACATCAACCAAGATGAAGGCTGAGAAGATGGCGATTGCGAGAACCATCACAGTCAACATCAATGCTGGCAACTGCAACCAGATGTTGGCCAATGAGGCAACGATCAGCAGTAGTACGCCCACCATCAACCACTTGCCCATGCCAGCAAAGTCACTCTTGCTCACGGTAGCAATCGTTGCCATCACAGCAAAGATTGCGGCTGTGCCACCGAAGGACAGCATGATGAGCGCAGCGCCATTGCTATAGCTATTGAGGGTGTAGCCGATCAGGCGGGACATCATGATGCCCATGAAGAAGGTGAAGCCCAACAAGAGTAGGACACCTACGCCAGTCTCTTTGTTCTTTTCAATAGCCCAAAAGAAACCGAATGCCACCGCCATAAATACGATAAAGCCGATAAAAGGGCTGCCAGAGAATAAGTCCAGACCCATGGCAACGCCAAGCCACGCACCAATCACGGTAGGTACCATGGATAGTGCCAAGAGGGCATAGGTATTACGTAGGACGCGGTTGCGTACCTGTACTGTGCTGATCGAGCTGGTTTGC comes from Polynucleobacter sp. MWH-Svant-W18 and encodes:
- a CDS encoding peptidoglycan DD-metalloendopeptidase family protein, which encodes MKPISMLNTLFKSCLVALLAVSCFLIVGCSTTPRAKPANVIDRTGSSEPAPPGYYRVKKGDTLARIALDHGQAPRDVAQWNTALNPSFNPNVIEVGDLILVKPPTASKVAKATEKAPDKTADKKPSSDKVDTPAPESSKPDVVAEPGIRLSWPAKGKVTAEFNETNKGIDIAGKVGEPILAASDGKVVYAGNSLRGYGNLVIIKHDNTYLTAYAHNSKLLVKEGDTVRKGQKIAEMGDTDSTMTKLHFELRVNGKPVNPTPYLQ
- a CDS encoding 3'-5' exonuclease, giving the protein MATVLVFDIETIPDVAGLRRLEDYPATMSDAEVAAAAMAERAAKTGSEFLPLYLQKIIAISCVIRRTTKEGLPQLKVGTLGTPQDDEKVLVQAFFDLIEKYTPQLVSWNGSGFDLPVLHYRALANHIQAPRYWEMGESQEADSRDFKWNNYISRYHMRHLDMMDLLAKFNGRANAPLDGLAKLCGFPGKMGMDGSQVWPAYQDGKIDDIRRYCETDVVNTYLMYCRFQLLRGGFSLAEYQEEIAFVKAYLEKAAKEPNGAQWQEYLQGFTADA
- a CDS encoding Bax inhibitor-1 family protein, with the translated sequence MSDLNSYGFGQTSSISTVQVRNRVLRNTYALLALSMVPTVIGAWLGVAMGLDLFSGSPFIGFIVFMAVAFGFFWAIEKNKETGVGVLLLLGFTFFMGIMMSRLIGYTLNSYSNGAALIMLSFGGTAAIFAVMATIATVSKSDFAGMGKWLMVGVLLLIVASLANIWLQLPALMLTVMVLAIAIFSAFILVDVQRVINGGETNYIMATLAIYLDVYNVFTNLLALLGIVGGNRD
- the rlmD gene encoding 23S rRNA (uracil(1939)-C(5))-methyltransferase RlmD, which encodes MRRGEKPVNIIVTEPIQVEALDLDAQGIARLAPNEEEIIQGQGGKVIFIQGALPTERVTYVITRDKARFSKAKVLDILKPAVFRAEPKCKAFGVCGGCTMQHLDIRAQVAMKQRVLEDDLQHIAKVKPLEILRPMGGPTWEYRHRARLSVVNRSIKKGTVLIGFHEGKSAYVADMTACEILPKHVSDLLPELRKLVMGLSIVDRMPQIEIAVGEPEDPNDPSKSKPVTALVFRNLLPLTPEDEQQLRDFADEHQVWIWLQSKGIETVTPFYPETGKLCYRLPEFEIEMPFKPTDFTQVNHMMNRVLVSRAIRLLEVESSDRVLDLFCGIGNFTLPLARKAQQVLGIEGLETLTNRANANAEHNGLAKQVSFMQSDLFEVTPETIASWGKAERWLMDPPREGALEICRSLAQLQLMKSDLLPKRIVYVSCNPKTLARDVEILCHEAGYILSSAGIVNMFPHTSHVESMAVFDLAKSH
- the surE gene encoding 5'/3'-nucleotidase SurE → MHILISNDDGYLAPGLLALVNAVRPLGRITVIAPEQNHSGASNSLTLSRPLSIHRVAGGERDGFFFINGTPTDCVHVAMTGFLDEKPDLVISGINQGENMGEDVLYSGTVAAAIEGVMFGVPGIAFSQIDRGWNRIEDAAKAAHDVVAQMLVSNLARAEGTATLLNVNIPNRPYADLYRWRVTRLGNRHHSQPVVVQDSPRGEKIYWIGAAGHVKDNSEGTDFHAIDDGCISITPMQLDLSHHARLAAMRANGWDRG